From the Flavobacterium galactosidilyticum genome, one window contains:
- a CDS encoding serine hydrolase, with translation MIQLKKSIFYFLVLTLVGCTSQKNVLQKTLASKNPNIKRVMDNVKQHEIQIIYTQIIRDKKGNVSFKDYTYNLDANNYFYPASTIKFPIAILALEKLNTIKNTSVNTEYQIEGNNVKLKFSEEISKVFAVSDNVASTNLFEFIGFDYMNQKMKDKGLSPFRMSHRLSGTNPSSPFVKSTKTFKGDNSVEIFPSKVNQSVIPLDLNGIKKGIGYINGEDKLVNEPFDFSKRNYYPLETLHNTLKRLVFPTVFKEEERFKITEKDREFILFSMQNLPRNAGFDAVEYYDGYCKFFMFGDTKENIPSNIKIYNKVGNAYGTMIDCAYIVDEVNKVEFMLSATIIANKNGIFNDNKYEYDSISLPFLAELGRQLYDRNKKLER, from the coding sequence ATGATCCAACTTAAAAAATCTATTTTTTATTTCTTAGTACTAACCTTAGTGGGTTGTACTTCACAAAAAAATGTGCTTCAAAAAACTTTAGCGTCTAAAAATCCAAATATAAAACGCGTGATGGACAACGTAAAGCAACATGAAATTCAAATTATTTACACTCAAATTATAAGAGATAAAAAAGGCAATGTTTCCTTTAAGGACTACACTTATAACCTTGATGCTAATAATTATTTCTATCCAGCGAGTACTATAAAATTTCCAATAGCTATTTTAGCATTAGAAAAGTTAAATACAATTAAAAATACTTCAGTAAACACCGAATATCAAATTGAGGGAAATAATGTTAAATTAAAGTTTTCAGAGGAAATCTCTAAAGTTTTTGCGGTAAGTGACAATGTTGCAAGCACCAATTTATTTGAGTTTATAGGATTCGATTATATGAATCAAAAGATGAAAGATAAGGGCCTGTCGCCGTTTAGAATGAGTCATCGCCTTTCAGGTACTAATCCAAGTAGTCCGTTTGTCAAATCGACAAAGACATTTAAAGGTGATAATAGCGTTGAAATATTTCCTTCGAAAGTAAATCAATCAGTAATCCCTTTAGATCTAAACGGCATCAAAAAAGGAATTGGCTACATAAATGGTGAAGATAAATTAGTTAATGAGCCTTTTGATTTTTCTAAAAGGAATTATTATCCATTGGAAACGCTTCATAATACACTAAAACGACTCGTTTTTCCAACAGTTTTCAAAGAGGAAGAGCGCTTTAAAATTACTGAAAAAGATCGCGAATTCATTCTCTTTTCAATGCAGAATTTACCAAGAAATGCTGGATTTGATGCAGTCGAATACTACGATGGTTATTGCAAGTTTTTCATGTTTGGAGACACTAAAGAAAATATCCCTTCAAACATAAAGATTTATAACAAAGTAGGTAATGCTTATGGTACAATGATAGACTGTGCCTATATTGTTGATGAAGTGAATAAAGTTGAATTTATGCTTTCAGCAACAATTATAGCCAATAAAAATGGCATTTTTAATGATAACAAGTATGAATACGATAGTATAAGTTTGCCTTTCCTAGCAGAGTTAGGACGCCAATTGTATGATAGAAATAAAAAATTAGAAAGATAA
- a CDS encoding patatin-like phospholipase family protein, which yields MRALVISGGGSKEAFAGGVAQYLIEIEKNKYDVFIGTSTGSLLIPHLALGDIDKIYKIYTNVDMKKIFNVNPFVVKNKNGMDIVTINHVNVIWQFLKRKRTFGESKRLLKYIKKKFTVSEFNQLKALKTDIIITVTNLSTNEAEYKSIHGCTYDEFCEWVWISSNYIPFMSLVSKEGFDYGDGGFSSLVPIRQAIIRGATEIDVIVLETEKTLDKIAIGKNPFSLLIDLFRIELDQIEKHDILLGKISAEDNKVKLNIYYTPINLTHNALIFNRNRMKEWWKAGYEYASNKLQNVPANK from the coding sequence ATGAGAGCATTAGTAATTTCAGGTGGAGGGAGCAAAGAAGCATTCGCGGGCGGTGTAGCCCAATACCTTATAGAAATAGAGAAAAATAAATACGATGTTTTTATAGGCACTTCAACAGGAAGCTTACTGATTCCTCATTTAGCATTAGGAGATATCGACAAGATTTATAAGATATATACAAATGTTGATATGAAGAAAATATTCAATGTAAACCCATTTGTAGTTAAAAATAAAAATGGGATGGATATTGTCACTATTAACCATGTGAATGTTATTTGGCAATTTTTAAAAAGAAAAAGAACTTTTGGGGAAAGCAAAAGGCTTTTAAAATATATTAAAAAAAAATTTACTGTTTCCGAATTTAACCAATTGAAAGCTTTAAAAACGGACATTATTATTACCGTTACCAATCTTTCAACAAACGAAGCAGAATATAAATCTATTCATGGATGCACGTATGATGAATTTTGTGAATGGGTATGGATTTCAAGTAATTATATCCCATTTATGAGTTTAGTTTCAAAAGAAGGTTTTGATTACGGTGATGGTGGTTTCTCGAGTTTAGTACCTATTCGTCAAGCTATTATTCGTGGAGCTACTGAAATTGATGTTATCGTTTTGGAAACCGAAAAGACATTAGATAAAATTGCTATTGGAAAAAATCCATTTTCATTATTGATTGATTTATTCCGAATTGAATTAGACCAAATTGAGAAACATGATATATTATTGGGAAAGATATCTGCGGAAGACAATAAGGTAAAACTCAATATTTACTACACTCCAATTAATTTAACTCACAATGCTTTGATATTTAATAGAAACAGAATGAAAGAGTGGTGGAAAGCAGGATATGAATATGCTTCAAACAAATTACAAAATGTTCCTGCTAATAAATAG
- a CDS encoding M1 family metallopeptidase yields MKYLFLLISSFVFSQQTQFVDFKTVLGKIHINPTDRAVSGDVQYDFDVLKPIDTIKIDAQNMTFYNLKLNGKEVNYSNTQKQLQIIFPFKKGKNILIFTYSATPKQTLYFVGSEEKDNLQIWTQGQGKYTSHWFPSFDDVNEKVIFNLDISFKNEYQVISNGKLDLKSELGGFSIWNYRMQQPMSSYLLMLAIGKFEKQTQLSHSGIPLEMYYEPKDQSRFETTYRYSKTMFDFLEKEIGVKYPWEIYKQVPVRDFLYAGMENTSATLFSTRYVVDSIGFIDRNYTNVNAHELAHQWFGDLVTAESSTHHWLQEGFATYYALLAEKEVYGEDYFYSKLYESAQQLKFASRTDTIPVLNPKASSLTFYQKGAWALFALQEALGEKNFKKAVKSYLKKYSFKSVNTQDFFAEIKKVSSYDLNKFSKVWLESSAFNTQEANSLLEKNNATKVFLEVDKLRNTTFLDKKDFFTKVMQSDVYFTIKQAILNQIKKEKFDDKKELLLLALQTINLQIRQAVATNLSNIPENFRLNYESLLDDKSYQTQEIALFTLWNNFPSKRFQYLDKAKNWIGFNDYNLRNLWLSLALSTPNYVEHKEDLINELIGYSSINYEAATRQNALENLITFQLVNDTVLKNLVNATTHHMWQFSKFGRDTIRKLLKNNEMRVSFERISPDLNESERFQLDRLLKE; encoded by the coding sequence ATGAAATATTTATTCCTTCTTATAAGTTCTTTTGTTTTTTCTCAGCAAACTCAATTTGTTGATTTTAAAACGGTTTTAGGAAAAATTCACATAAATCCAACGGATAGAGCTGTTTCAGGTGATGTACAATATGATTTTGATGTGTTAAAGCCTATTGATACCATTAAAATTGATGCGCAAAACATGACATTTTATAATTTAAAACTCAACGGAAAGGAAGTCAATTATAGCAATACTCAAAAGCAATTACAAATCATTTTCCCATTCAAAAAAGGAAAAAACATACTGATTTTCACGTATTCAGCTACTCCAAAACAAACGCTATATTTTGTTGGATCAGAAGAGAAAGACAATTTACAAATTTGGACACAAGGACAAGGGAAATACACCAGTCATTGGTTTCCTAGTTTTGATGATGTGAATGAAAAGGTGATATTTAATTTAGATATTTCTTTCAAAAATGAATATCAAGTTATTTCTAACGGTAAATTAGATTTAAAATCGGAATTAGGTGGCTTTTCTATTTGGAATTACCGAATGCAACAGCCTATGAGTTCCTATTTATTGATGTTGGCCATTGGAAAATTTGAAAAACAAACACAATTATCTCATTCTGGAATTCCTTTGGAGATGTATTATGAACCGAAAGATCAATCTAGATTTGAAACTACTTATCGCTATTCAAAAACGATGTTTGATTTCCTTGAAAAAGAAATAGGAGTGAAGTATCCTTGGGAAATTTATAAGCAAGTTCCTGTTCGTGATTTTTTATATGCAGGAATGGAAAACACTTCGGCCACTTTATTTTCAACACGCTATGTAGTCGATTCAATAGGTTTTATAGATCGAAATTATACTAATGTTAATGCACATGAATTAGCACATCAATGGTTTGGAGATTTAGTCACTGCTGAAAGTAGTACACATCATTGGCTACAAGAAGGTTTTGCTACCTATTATGCCTTGCTTGCGGAGAAAGAAGTGTATGGCGAAGATTACTTTTATTCTAAATTGTATGAATCAGCTCAGCAATTGAAGTTTGCCTCTAGAACCGATACTATTCCAGTTTTGAACCCCAAGGCGAGTTCGTTGACATTCTATCAAAAAGGAGCTTGGGCATTATTTGCTTTACAAGAAGCTTTAGGTGAAAAAAACTTTAAAAAAGCGGTAAAATCGTATTTGAAAAAATACTCTTTTAAATCTGTTAATACTCAAGATTTCTTTGCTGAAATTAAAAAAGTCTCTTCTTATGATTTGAATAAATTTAGTAAAGTGTGGCTTGAATCTAGTGCGTTTAATACTCAAGAAGCGAATAGTTTACTAGAAAAAAATAATGCTACTAAAGTGTTTTTAGAAGTAGATAAATTAAGAAATACTACATTTTTAGACAAAAAGGATTTCTTTACTAAAGTAATGCAGTCTGATGTTTATTTCACCATTAAACAGGCTATTTTAAACCAAATAAAAAAGGAAAAATTTGATGATAAAAAGGAATTATTATTGCTCGCTTTACAAACTATTAACTTGCAAATTCGTCAAGCAGTAGCCACTAATTTGAGTAATATTCCAGAAAATTTTAGATTAAATTATGAAAGTTTATTAGATGATAAGTCCTATCAAACTCAGGAAATTGCTTTATTTACACTTTGGAATAATTTTCCAAGCAAGCGTTTTCAATATTTGGATAAAGCAAAAAATTGGATTGGATTTAATGATTATAACTTAAGAAATTTATGGTTATCATTAGCTTTAAGTACTCCAAATTATGTGGAGCATAAGGAGGATTTAATCAATGAACTAATTGGATATTCCTCTATAAATTATGAGGCGGCCACGCGTCAGAATGCTTTGGAGAACTTAATTACTTTTCAATTAGTAAATGACACTGTTCTTAAAAATTTAGTTAATGCAACAACACATCATATGTGGCAATTTTCTAAATTTGGAAGAGACACTATTAGAAAGTTATTGAAAAATAATGAAATGAGAGTTTCATTTGAAAGAATCTCACCAGATTTAAATGAAAGTGAGCGTTTTCAGCTTGATAGATTATTAAAGGAATAG
- a CDS encoding diphthine--ammonia ligase translates to MKTKAIFNWSSGKDSALALYKVLQNSEFEITYLLTSVNKEFQRISMHGVRVELLEQQAKSLGLPLEIMQIPEMPTMEAYENVMTETLTKLKNQGVTHSIFGDILLEDLRKYREKQLAKIGFEAIFPLWQIPTADLIQEFIALGFKTIVVCVNERFLDKSFVGRVIDQDFINDLPENVDLCGENGEFHTFTFDGPIFSKPIDFEVGEIVYRKYEKPKQEESSETACDTASPDVFDFGFWYCDLIAK, encoded by the coding sequence TTGAAAACGAAAGCAATATTTAACTGGAGCAGCGGAAAAGATTCTGCTTTAGCATTATACAAAGTACTACAAAATTCTGAATTTGAAATCACATACCTACTAACAAGCGTAAACAAAGAATTTCAGCGCATTTCGATGCATGGCGTGCGAGTTGAGCTTTTAGAGCAACAAGCTAAAAGTCTCGGACTACCGCTTGAAATCATGCAAATTCCTGAAATGCCTACCATGGAAGCGTATGAAAATGTCATGACTGAAACATTAACTAAGCTGAAAAACCAAGGCGTTACGCACTCCATTTTTGGAGATATTTTACTGGAAGATTTACGTAAATATAGAGAGAAACAATTAGCCAAAATAGGTTTTGAAGCTATTTTTCCGCTTTGGCAAATACCTACAGCAGATTTGATTCAAGAGTTTATAGCTTTGGGATTTAAGACTATTGTAGTTTGTGTCAACGAGCGTTTTTTAGACAAAAGTTTTGTGGGTCGTGTAATAGATCAAGATTTTATCAATGATTTACCGGAAAATGTAGATCTATGTGGTGAAAATGGTGAATTCCATACTTTCACTTTTGATGGACCTATTTTCTCTAAACCAATCGATTTTGAAGTTGGCGAAATTGTGTATCGAAAATATGAAAAACCAAAACAAGAAGAATCGTCAGAAACAGCATGTGACACGGCAAGTCCCGATGTATTTGATTTTGGGTTTTGGTATTGTGATTTGATCGCTAAATAA